A single window of Channa argus isolate prfri chromosome 2, Channa argus male v1.0, whole genome shotgun sequence DNA harbors:
- the zfand6 gene encoding AN1-type zinc finger protein 6 isoform X2 — protein sequence MCLPHQVCCFCVERVWGYVSTPMLVLEQKGTGKQEMREGNMAQETNQRQDPLLCSTGCGFYGSPRNNGMCSVCYKDFLQRQNSNGCVGPPGSSSESSIGECFLAQCSNSTTVTSPADAESGPCSGLTTASATTKEERTSGATTNVTVDSLHTSRSEVSVDTPAETEEKPKAKKNRCFMCRKKVGLTGFYCRCGGVFCSTHRYSDVHNCTFDYKADAAEKIQKENPVIVGEKIQRI from the exons ATGTGTCTCCCACATCAG gtgtgttgtttctgtgtggagcGTGTGTGGGGATATGTTAGCACACCGATGCTGGTATTGGAACAAAAGGGAACAGGGAAGCAGGAAATGAGAG AAGGGAACATGGCCCAGGAGACCAACCAGAGGCAGGATCCTCTGCTCTGTTCCACAGGCTGTGGTTTCTATGGCAGCCCCAGGAACAATGGCATGTGTTCAGTGTGCTACAAAGACTTTCTCCAGAGACAAAACAGCAATGGATGTGTTGGCCCACCAG GTTCATCTAGTGAAAGCAGCATTGGAGAGTGTTTCCTAGCACAGTGCTCTAACAGTACTACAGTCACATCCCCAGCAGACGCAGAGTCTGGACCCTGCAG TGGACTAACAACAGCCTCAGCAACCACAAAAGAAGAGAGGACCTCAGGAGCAACGACCAATGTGACAGTGGACTCTTTACACa CATCAAGGTCTGAAGTATCAGTGGACACACCTGCAGAGACGGAGGAGAAACCTAAAGCCAAGAAAAACCGCTGTTTCATGTGCCGCAAAAAAGTTGGTCTTACAG GCTTTTATTGCAGATGTGGAGGAGTTTTCTGCAGCACACACCGGTACTCAGATGTTCACAACTGCACCTTTGACTACAAAGCTGATGCTGCAGAAAAGATCCAAAAAGAAAACCCTGTTATCGTTGGAGAGAAGATCCAGAGGATCTAA
- the zfand6 gene encoding AN1-type zinc finger protein 6 isoform X1, whose product MGQKPKHRKRSVSFLLVGGSETSEEATQRHLLNGSVNRGIGLKRYVSPTSEGNMAQETNQRQDPLLCSTGCGFYGSPRNNGMCSVCYKDFLQRQNSNGCVGPPGSSSESSIGECFLAQCSNSTTVTSPADAESGPCSGLTTASATTKEERTSGATTNVTVDSLHTSRSEVSVDTPAETEEKPKAKKNRCFMCRKKVGLTGFYCRCGGVFCSTHRYSDVHNCTFDYKADAAEKIQKENPVIVGEKIQRI is encoded by the exons ATGGgacaaaaacccaaacacagaaaacgctctgtttcttttttattagttgGCGGATCAGAAACCAGCGAAGAAGCTACACAGCGCCACCTGCTGAACGGGAGTGTGAACCGGGGGATCGGGCTCAAACGTTATGTGTCTCCCACATCAG AAGGGAACATGGCCCAGGAGACCAACCAGAGGCAGGATCCTCTGCTCTGTTCCACAGGCTGTGGTTTCTATGGCAGCCCCAGGAACAATGGCATGTGTTCAGTGTGCTACAAAGACTTTCTCCAGAGACAAAACAGCAATGGATGTGTTGGCCCACCAG GTTCATCTAGTGAAAGCAGCATTGGAGAGTGTTTCCTAGCACAGTGCTCTAACAGTACTACAGTCACATCCCCAGCAGACGCAGAGTCTGGACCCTGCAG TGGACTAACAACAGCCTCAGCAACCACAAAAGAAGAGAGGACCTCAGGAGCAACGACCAATGTGACAGTGGACTCTTTACACa CATCAAGGTCTGAAGTATCAGTGGACACACCTGCAGAGACGGAGGAGAAACCTAAAGCCAAGAAAAACCGCTGTTTCATGTGCCGCAAAAAAGTTGGTCTTACAG GCTTTTATTGCAGATGTGGAGGAGTTTTCTGCAGCACACACCGGTACTCAGATGTTCACAACTGCACCTTTGACTACAAAGCTGATGCTGCAGAAAAGATCCAAAAAGAAAACCCTGTTATCGTTGGAGAGAAGATCCAGAGGATCTAA
- the zfand6 gene encoding AN1-type zinc finger protein 6 isoform X3: MAQETNQRQDPLLCSTGCGFYGSPRNNGMCSVCYKDFLQRQNSNGCVGPPGSSSESSIGECFLAQCSNSTTVTSPADAESGPCSGLTTASATTKEERTSGATTNVTVDSLHTSRSEVSVDTPAETEEKPKAKKNRCFMCRKKVGLTGFYCRCGGVFCSTHRYSDVHNCTFDYKADAAEKIQKENPVIVGEKIQRI, from the exons ATGGCCCAGGAGACCAACCAGAGGCAGGATCCTCTGCTCTGTTCCACAGGCTGTGGTTTCTATGGCAGCCCCAGGAACAATGGCATGTGTTCAGTGTGCTACAAAGACTTTCTCCAGAGACAAAACAGCAATGGATGTGTTGGCCCACCAG GTTCATCTAGTGAAAGCAGCATTGGAGAGTGTTTCCTAGCACAGTGCTCTAACAGTACTACAGTCACATCCCCAGCAGACGCAGAGTCTGGACCCTGCAG TGGACTAACAACAGCCTCAGCAACCACAAAAGAAGAGAGGACCTCAGGAGCAACGACCAATGTGACAGTGGACTCTTTACACa CATCAAGGTCTGAAGTATCAGTGGACACACCTGCAGAGACGGAGGAGAAACCTAAAGCCAAGAAAAACCGCTGTTTCATGTGCCGCAAAAAAGTTGGTCTTACAG GCTTTTATTGCAGATGTGGAGGAGTTTTCTGCAGCACACACCGGTACTCAGATGTTCACAACTGCACCTTTGACTACAAAGCTGATGCTGCAGAAAAGATCCAAAAAGAAAACCCTGTTATCGTTGGAGAGAAGATCCAGAGGATCTAA